From Lacerta agilis isolate rLacAgi1 chromosome Z, rLacAgi1.pri, whole genome shotgun sequence, the proteins below share one genomic window:
- the ASB12 gene encoding ankyrin repeat and SOCS box protein 12 has translation MMKITLKRQAKMSLVDITKIFSMLQPSEDEEGDEERQELNLAVSQDNYRLLDELLRQERYRRFINSRSGWGVPGTPLRLAASKGHVRCVKVLLAHGAEVDSLDVKAQTPLFTAVNNGHLNCVIALLEAGASPSGSIHNNCTPLLTAAREGDIDILQELLEHGAEANVKARVPEWAANSVACSGPLYLSAVYGHLECFKMLLLHGADPNYNCTDEKMITRIKHPKSLLEICLRHGCGAEFVKLLIDFGANVYLPGIVLDKISVNSEMLDLLARERAVPKSLMSQCRLAIRKFLKLANHPFAVDQLDIPLSLLNYLKHRS, from the exons ATGATGAAAATCACCCTCAAGAGACAAGCAAAGATGAGCCTGGTGGACATAACCAAGATTTTCTCCATGCTCCAGCCCAGTGAAGATGAAGAAGGTGATGAAGAAAGACAGGAGCTGAATCTCGCCGTCTCCCAGGACAACTACAGACTTCTGGATGAACTGTTGCGCCAAGAGAGATACAGGCGGTTCATTAACAGCAGGAGCGGCTGGGGGGTGCCAGGGACCCCGCTCCGGCTGGCAGCTTCAAAGGGCCACGTGAGGTGCGTCAAGGTCCTCCTGGCCCATGGAGCCGAAGTGGACAGCCTGGACGTGAAGGCCCAGACACCACTCTTCACAGCTGTCAACAACGGCCACCTCAACTGCGTGATTGCCCTCTTGGAGGCAGGGGCCAGTCCTTctggcagcatccacaacaattGCACCCCACTGCTCACGGCTGCAAGAGAAGGGGACATCGACATCCTTCAAGAACTTTTAGAACATGGGGCAGAGGCCAATGTCAAAGCCAGAGTCCCGGAGTGGGCGGCCAACTCTGTTGCCTGCTCGGGCCCTTTGTACCTGTCCGCTGTCTATGGGCACTTGGAGTGTTTCAAGATGCTGCTGCTCCACGGTGCAGATCCCAACTACAACTGCACCGATGAGAAGATGATCACCCGCATTAAGCACCCAAAGAGTCTCCTGGAAATCTGCTTGAGGCACGGATGTGGAGCGGAATTCGTCAAACTCCTGATAGATTTTGGAGCCAATGTTTACCTACCGGGTATTGTGCTCGATAAGATCTCAGTGAACTCTGAGATGCTGGATTTGTTGGCCAGAGAAAGAG cTGTCCCCAAATCCTTGATGTCGCAATGCAGACTAGCAATCAGGAAGTTCCTAAAACTGGCCAACCATCCCTTTGCTGTGGATCAACTGGATATCCCACTGTCGCTGCTGAACTACCTCAAACACCGGTCGTAA